In Thiovibrio frasassiensis, one DNA window encodes the following:
- a CDS encoding MBL fold metallo-hydrolase, with protein sequence MDASTPFLYTANDLFGWISTKPDFILLDVRNEKDFANWSVEGPEFFPYLNIPYFNFMEDVQGSLDRIPKGEKVRIVCAKEGSAKYVADLLCQNGFGDVGYLQQGIVSWGNALVPKKVTPEGHPYTLYQFIRPGKASCSYLLIYKNEAMVFDPSRNIEAYKSLAAQHGSKIIASFETHRQADYISGTPQFAEEAGCSAMVNSLDFEGAVFPCKPVAHGDTFTLGGDGPTVQALHTPGHTMGSTCYFIDNAYLLSGDTVFINTAGRPDLGGKWEEWARELYLSLMLRLRSLSDEVLVLPGHYTNWSEANPCTQIFAIKLGQLRESVIAFRLPNEKKFAEFIQDNMRPQPGVYAEIRRVNGGWLKVSQAEADTMDLGKNECGASNYGKVGVSAEVQRCAI encoded by the coding sequence ATGGATGCATCCACCCCGTTTCTTTATACCGCCAATGATCTTTTTGGCTGGATCAGCACCAAGCCCGACTTTATCCTGCTCGATGTCCGTAATGAAAAGGATTTTGCCAACTGGAGTGTCGAGGGGCCGGAATTCTTCCCTTATCTCAACATTCCCTACTTCAATTTCATGGAGGATGTGCAGGGCAGTCTTGACCGCATCCCCAAGGGGGAAAAGGTTCGGATCGTCTGCGCCAAGGAGGGCTCGGCCAAATACGTTGCCGATCTCCTGTGTCAAAATGGCTTTGGGGATGTGGGCTATCTCCAGCAGGGGATTGTCAGCTGGGGCAATGCCCTGGTTCCCAAAAAGGTTACCCCGGAGGGGCACCCCTATACCCTGTATCAGTTTATCCGGCCGGGCAAGGCGTCTTGCAGCTATCTGCTCATCTACAAAAATGAGGCCATGGTCTTTGATCCCTCGCGCAATATTGAGGCCTATAAAAGCCTTGCCGCCCAGCATGGCAGCAAGATCATCGCCAGCTTTGAGACCCATCGCCAGGCCGACTATATTTCCGGGACCCCGCAGTTTGCCGAAGAAGCAGGGTGTTCCGCCATGGTCAACAGCCTCGATTTTGAAGGCGCGGTTTTCCCCTGTAAGCCGGTCGCCCACGGCGACACCTTTACTCTGGGAGGAGACGGGCCAACGGTACAGGCGCTCCACACCCCGGGCCATACCATGGGCAGCACCTGTTATTTCATCGACAACGCCTATCTGCTGAGCGGAGACACGGTTTTCATCAACACCGCCGGTCGCCCGGATCTTGGCGGCAAATGGGAGGAATGGGCCAGGGAACTCTACCTCTCCTTGATGCTGCGCTTGCGCAGTCTCAGTGATGAGGTGCTTGTCTTGCCCGGCCATTACACAAACTGGAGCGAGGCCAACCCCTGCACCCAGATCTTTGCGATAAAACTGGGACAACTCCGGGAAAGCGTCATCGCCTTCCGGCTGCCCAATGAAAAGAAATTTGCCGAATTCATTCAGGACAACATGCGTCCGCAGCCTGGGGTCTATGCCGAGATCCGCAGGGTAAACGGGGGGTGGCTCAAGGTCAGTCAGGCCGAGGCCGATACCATGGATCTTGGGAAAAACGAGTGCGGGGCGAGTAACTACGGCAAGGTGGGGGTCAGCGCCGAAGTGCAGCGCTGCGCGATATAG
- the clpS gene encoding ATP-dependent Clp protease adapter ClpS: MGGTGREREGSVVTEKKQQTKRPSMYKVLLHNDDYTTMDFVVMVLQTIFHKSVEEANQIMLNVHERGVGVAGVYPRDVAETKVILVHDLARKNEYPLKCSFEKA; the protein is encoded by the coding sequence ATGGGCGGTACAGGCAGGGAGAGAGAAGGTTCGGTTGTCACCGAAAAAAAGCAGCAGACCAAGCGCCCTTCCATGTACAAGGTGCTGTTGCACAATGACGACTATACCACCATGGATTTCGTGGTCATGGTGTTGCAAACGATATTTCATAAAAGCGTGGAAGAGGCCAACCAGATCATGCTCAATGTCCATGAACGGGGGGTTGGGGTGGCAGGAGTGTACCCGCGCGATGTTGCGGAAACCAAGGTGATTTTGGTCCATGACCTTGCCCGGAAGAACGAATACCCCTTAAAATGTTCCTTTGAAAAGGCGTAA
- the holA gene encoding DNA polymerase III subunit delta produces the protein MAIYKRQEVATLLKGVEQGKTVPVYLLFGERYLCQEIANDLVCRLLPDEAQRVNSLKAIDGDQEEMGATVNMFKTYSLFGTRQVIRVMDSQILYSKVVASGLWDKARKAWGGKETKKSLRYLAQMLALADLTPGDWEKEEMVACAPGRWQELFGFAKPDELAWVAEVCTASEGSSPTAAPKVDGAELLMAALEAGVPSGNILILVAEAADKRKKLFKYLEKNCAVVDLSVDTGSSSAARKDQDGLLKDIVQQSLARFGKRLEPRALPVLLERVGFHPVAVAMEAEKLALSVGEVETITMDDLNAMVGRTREEALYELNEAFGNHDLGASLTICRRLQENGVHPLIVVAGLRNFLRKLLLVRAIIEQPAPAYPEGISYAAFQKGLLPQLQESLGPQQKALGGHPFAVYKSFQQAERFTLAALKQAQTDLLAAEYRLKGSGLPEYLILEDFLFSVLQVRERARQSSMAG, from the coding sequence ATGGCGATTTATAAACGACAGGAAGTGGCGACGCTGCTCAAGGGTGTGGAGCAAGGGAAGACGGTACCGGTCTATCTGCTTTTCGGGGAACGCTACCTCTGTCAGGAGATCGCCAACGACTTGGTCTGCCGTTTGCTGCCCGATGAGGCCCAACGGGTAAACAGCCTCAAGGCCATCGATGGCGATCAGGAAGAGATGGGCGCCACCGTCAACATGTTCAAAACCTATAGTCTGTTCGGCACCAGGCAGGTTATCCGGGTTATGGACTCCCAGATTCTCTATTCCAAGGTTGTGGCCAGTGGTCTCTGGGACAAGGCACGCAAAGCCTGGGGCGGAAAAGAAACGAAAAAATCCCTCCGCTATCTGGCGCAGATGCTGGCCCTGGCCGATCTTACTCCCGGAGATTGGGAGAAAGAGGAGATGGTCGCTTGCGCGCCGGGGCGCTGGCAGGAGCTGTTCGGTTTTGCCAAGCCCGATGAGCTGGCCTGGGTGGCGGAAGTCTGTACGGCAAGCGAGGGTAGCTCCCCTACGGCAGCGCCCAAGGTCGATGGGGCGGAGCTGCTGATGGCGGCTCTGGAGGCAGGGGTTCCCTCGGGCAATATTTTGATTCTCGTTGCCGAGGCTGCGGACAAGCGGAAGAAACTCTTCAAGTATCTGGAAAAGAACTGCGCGGTTGTTGATCTCTCCGTGGATACCGGTTCCAGTTCCGCGGCCCGCAAGGATCAGGACGGACTGCTCAAGGATATTGTCCAACAGAGCCTGGCCCGGTTCGGGAAGAGGCTGGAACCGCGGGCCTTGCCGGTGCTCCTTGAACGGGTGGGATTTCATCCGGTGGCCGTGGCCATGGAGGCGGAAAAACTGGCCCTTTCTGTGGGCGAGGTGGAAACGATCACCATGGACGATCTCAATGCCATGGTTGGCCGGACCCGGGAAGAGGCGCTCTATGAGCTGAACGAGGCCTTTGGCAATCATGATCTGGGTGCTTCGCTGACCATCTGCCGGCGGTTGCAGGAAAACGGCGTGCATCCGCTCATCGTGGTGGCGGGGCTGCGTAATTTCCTGCGCAAGCTCCTGCTGGTGCGGGCCATTATCGAACAGCCCGCCCCGGCCTATCCCGAGGGGATCTCCTATGCCGCCTTTCAAAAAGGGCTCCTGCCCCAGCTGCAAGAATCCCTTGGCCCGCAGCAGAAAGCGTTGGGTGGCCATCCCTTTGCCGTATACAAGAGTTTTCAGCAGGCGGAGCGGTTTACCCTGGCAGCCTTGAAGCAGGCCCAGACTGACCTGCTGGCGGCAGAATACCGGCTGAAAGGGTCCGGGCTGCCGGAATATCTGATTTTGGAGGATTTTCTTTTTTCCGTGTTGCAGGTTCGGGAACGGGCCAGGCAGTCCAGCATGGCAGGATAA
- a CDS encoding NAD-dependent epimerase/dehydratase family protein, producing MTPAITEKTGVLLGGSGLIGGTLLYYFKTQAEGRINILAPNSKKLSLRDPDDIRRYFEKAKPAFIINCAIAAIDSDPQLAYEINYQGTVYLAKAAQELGIPYIHLSSAAVMPIGQNLSEERRLPLQAALPNYTKAKLMAELSLEHLSRSRGLDYTCVRLGIVYGAHDHKIQGFHRLFFAIVDQSMPVLFTTQGALHSYSNARKLPYFIAHLLENRAEFSGQTYNFVDPNPVSLSQLILTIKSYLELKTPREIYLPFPVAQFGMEIMARLVRLITRLGIEARMPAELMFLQNFYETQTLSAAKLRQSSFRDPDPEATIFTELPELIQYYVTRWEHLNLIKPFNKEFFDPRRRAEEFLHTPELLLQEMHQESDLPFLKQCPLSNPPRGEETTQGPGK from the coding sequence ATGACGCCAGCCATTACTGAAAAAACAGGGGTGCTCCTCGGCGGCTCCGGCCTGATCGGCGGCACCCTGCTCTATTATTTCAAGACCCAGGCCGAGGGGCGGATCAACATCCTTGCGCCCAACAGCAAAAAACTCAGCCTCCGGGACCCGGACGACATCCGGCGCTATTTTGAAAAGGCCAAGCCAGCCTTCATCATCAACTGCGCCATTGCCGCCATCGACAGCGACCCGCAGCTGGCTTACGAGATAAACTATCAAGGCACGGTCTATCTGGCCAAGGCGGCCCAGGAACTGGGCATCCCCTATATCCATTTGAGTTCAGCGGCGGTCATGCCAATCGGCCAGAATCTGAGCGAAGAACGCCGCTTGCCCCTGCAGGCGGCGCTGCCCAACTACACCAAGGCCAAACTCATGGCCGAGCTCAGCCTCGAACACCTATCCCGAAGCCGAGGCCTCGACTACACCTGTGTCCGGCTGGGCATCGTCTACGGCGCCCACGATCACAAGATCCAGGGGTTTCACCGCTTATTTTTCGCCATTGTCGACCAGTCCATGCCGGTGCTGTTCACCACGCAGGGGGCGTTGCACTCCTATTCCAACGCCCGGAAGCTGCCCTATTTCATCGCCCACCTTCTCGAAAACCGAGCTGAATTTTCCGGGCAGACCTATAACTTTGTCGATCCCAACCCCGTCTCCTTGAGCCAGCTCATCCTGACCATCAAATCCTATCTTGAGCTCAAAACCCCACGGGAGATCTACCTGCCTTTCCCGGTGGCCCAATTCGGCATGGAGATCATGGCCCGGCTGGTGCGGCTGATAACCCGGCTCGGCATCGAAGCGCGCATGCCGGCAGAGCTGATGTTTTTGCAGAATTTTTACGAGACGCAGACCCTCAGCGCGGCCAAACTCCGGCAGTCAAGCTTCCGCGATCCGGACCCGGAGGCGACGATCTTCACCGAGCTGCCCGAACTGATCCAGTACTATGTGACTCGCTGGGAGCACCTGAACCTCATCAAACCGTTCAACAAGGAATTCTTTGACCCGCGCAGAAGGGCCGAGGAGTTTCTCCACACCCCGGAGCTGCTTCTGCAGGAAATGCACCAGGAAAGCGACCTTCCCTTTCTCAAGCAGTGCCCCCTGAGCAACCCACCACGGGGGGAGGAAACAACGCAGGGCCCGGGAAAATAA